A window from Pokkaliibacter sp. MBI-7 encodes these proteins:
- a CDS encoding extracellular solute-binding protein, with translation MKSQVLMLAPLALAVASLNVQADTVLNVATAGSDNMVQYVTDYLGPMFEQQHPGVKVNVVGTGPGDAGSQKIYEKLEAQARAGNEKWDIDVAVVHQSKGGDMVREGLLTSYRKDIKTGSLVSGDAVANALGTNVDGYVMPMFQSQTAIAYNPDLVKQVPASYDELKQWVDTHPQAFGYNGIKNGMSGVAFVTGWVYAYGGDAQKLMHGPYEQGEAAKWNQAFADLKNFNQKVTFTPGNAGTLDMLNRGEIAMGPVWVDMFYTWQADGRLNPDLKLKLIAPGMPGQPMYYVVPAKAEHADLAKAFIELATSPKVQAEGIVKKFNWYPGIDAQNVQSALDKADWQKLFTDITPADLSSNARPFPIAPYFDAIKEGYESQVAN, from the coding sequence ATGAAGTCCCAGGTTCTGATGCTGGCCCCCCTGGCGCTGGCAGTCGCCAGCCTGAATGTTCAGGCCGACACGGTACTGAATGTTGCTACCGCGGGCTCTGACAACATGGTGCAGTATGTCACCGACTACCTTGGCCCGATGTTTGAGCAGCAACACCCCGGTGTAAAAGTGAATGTGGTGGGTACTGGCCCCGGCGATGCCGGCTCGCAGAAAATCTACGAAAAACTCGAAGCCCAGGCCAGGGCCGGTAATGAAAAGTGGGATATCGACGTGGCCGTGGTACACCAGAGCAAAGGGGGTGACATGGTCAGGGAAGGCCTGCTGACCAGCTACCGTAAAGACATCAAGACCGGCTCGCTGGTCAGTGGTGATGCCGTTGCCAACGCGCTGGGCACCAACGTAGACGGCTATGTCATGCCGATGTTCCAGTCGCAGACGGCCATCGCCTACAACCCTGATCTGGTCAAGCAGGTACCGGCCAGCTATGACGAACTGAAACAGTGGGTGGATACCCATCCTCAGGCATTCGGCTACAACGGCATCAAGAACGGTATGTCGGGTGTCGCGTTTGTGACCGGCTGGGTCTATGCCTACGGTGGCGATGCGCAGAAGCTGATGCACGGCCCCTACGAGCAGGGTGAAGCGGCGAAGTGGAATCAGGCCTTTGCCGATCTGAAAAACTTCAACCAGAAGGTCACCTTCACGCCGGGCAACGCCGGTACGCTGGACATGCTTAACCGCGGTGAAATTGCCATGGGGCCGGTATGGGTAGATATGTTCTACACCTGGCAGGCCGATGGTCGTCTGAACCCTGATCTGAAACTCAAGCTGATTGCGCCCGGCATGCCCGGCCAGCCCATGTACTACGTGGTGCCCGCCAAGGCGGAGCATGCAGACCTGGCTAAAGCCTTTATCGAACTGGCGACCAGCCCGAAAGTGCAGGCCGAGGGTATCGTGAAGAAGTTCAACTGGTATCCCGGTATCGATGCGCAGAACGTGCAGAGCGCACTGGACAAGGCTGACTGGCAGAAACTGTTCACCGATATCACGCCTGCGGATCTGAGCAGCAATGCCCGTCCTTTCCCCATCGCACCGTACTTTGATGCGATCAAGGAAGGGTACGAGTCGCAGGTTGCTAACTAA
- a CDS encoding spherulation-specific family 4 protein: MYRFSAASLCRAVLLTLTWLISSTAHADLQSKLRDLLFDPPTPAPQKVQTMNRLEQQLAVPAYFVPDPESCPKAPQPTPYRCPWKRVLERSATAFVVIKPGDGPGSREQAGPDTLKHLNYARQIAYAHQAGKKVLAYIPTHYATMGGQHGLDAAKERVRHYMEWYNDKANGVWIDGFFLDQVSDFESTLPVYYRPLTDYIRQQPGRRPLIVLNPAAHVSQSYLRIADIIVTFDNSYEEYLNYTGRTPLETLGWEAKEQNAQRIWHIIRDVKCNNYASEPKSVCLPLQKVMQLTKNRNAGYVYITEDSYAAPFDAVPAREFWRDESWYAEQPVIP, encoded by the coding sequence ATGTATCGGTTTTCAGCAGCGAGCTTATGTCGTGCCGTCCTGCTAACCCTGACCTGGCTAATCAGCAGCACCGCCCATGCCGATCTGCAGAGCAAACTGCGTGATCTGCTATTTGACCCACCCACACCGGCGCCGCAGAAAGTGCAGACCATGAACCGTCTGGAACAACAGCTGGCCGTCCCGGCGTATTTTGTCCCCGACCCGGAAAGCTGCCCCAAGGCGCCGCAGCCCACCCCCTATCGCTGCCCGTGGAAACGTGTGCTGGAGCGCAGCGCCACGGCATTTGTGGTGATCAAACCGGGCGATGGCCCCGGCAGCCGCGAACAGGCTGGCCCCGATACGCTGAAACATCTGAACTACGCAAGGCAGATCGCCTATGCCCATCAGGCGGGCAAGAAGGTGCTGGCCTACATTCCCACCCACTACGCCACCATGGGCGGTCAGCACGGGCTGGATGCCGCCAAGGAGCGGGTTCGGCACTATATGGAGTGGTACAACGACAAGGCCAATGGTGTATGGATCGACGGCTTTTTTCTGGATCAGGTGAGTGACTTTGAAAGCACCCTGCCGGTGTATTACCGCCCGCTCACCGACTACATCCGCCAGCAACCGGGGCGTCGCCCGCTGATCGTGCTCAATCCTGCAGCACACGTCAGCCAGAGCTATCTGCGCATTGCCGATATCATCGTCACCTTTGACAACAGTTATGAGGAATACCTGAACTATACCGGGCGCACACCGCTGGAAACACTGGGCTGGGAGGCCAAGGAACAGAACGCTCAGCGTATCTGGCATATCATTCGCGACGTCAAATGCAACAACTACGCTTCTGAGCCGAAAAGCGTCTGCCTGCCACTGCAGAAGGTGATGCAGCTGACCAAAAACCGCAATGCAGGCTATGTCTATATCACCGAAGACAGTTACGCCGCCCCCTTCGATGCAGTACCGGCGCGCGAGTTCTGGCGTGATGAAAGCTGGTATGCCGAGCAGCCGGTCATCCCGTGA
- a CDS encoding ABC transporter permease subunit, whose translation MSAGVMQGVPVTGVWSAWWRCSSRLGQWLLLAILALAIFGPLLNLLLWAVAEKWYFPHKLPLQYGFSFWQRVFRPQGDAWQSLWLSLLIACGAVVMSLALSIPAGYALARRRLPLRALIMFVFLLPQAFPSLGVYMNVAQIFYRLGLNGTLFGVMLVHTVHGLVLSVWICAAAFASVDKQQEEAARNLGASPLQAFFHATLPQAAAGLMASAIFVFLESMDEFTGVFFVGIPEIKTLPVLLYSASMEGNYQIASITALILLVPSIGFMLMIHRVLKVETLGKIGA comes from the coding sequence ATGAGTGCTGGTGTCATGCAAGGCGTGCCTGTCACGGGCGTCTGGTCTGCGTGGTGGCGGTGTAGCAGCCGCTTAGGGCAATGGTTGCTGCTGGCAATACTGGCACTGGCGATCTTCGGGCCGCTGCTCAACCTCCTGCTGTGGGCTGTGGCCGAAAAGTGGTACTTCCCCCACAAGCTGCCGCTGCAATACGGCTTCAGCTTCTGGCAGCGGGTCTTTCGTCCGCAGGGTGATGCGTGGCAGTCACTGTGGCTGTCTCTGCTGATTGCCTGTGGTGCGGTGGTGATGAGTCTGGCGCTGTCGATCCCCGCCGGTTATGCCCTGGCGCGGCGACGCCTGCCCTTGCGGGCGCTGATCATGTTTGTCTTTCTGCTGCCTCAGGCGTTCCCCAGTCTCGGGGTGTATATGAACGTGGCGCAGATTTTCTACCGGCTGGGGCTGAATGGCACCCTGTTCGGGGTCATGCTGGTGCACACCGTGCACGGTCTGGTACTGAGTGTGTGGATCTGCGCCGCCGCTTTTGCCAGCGTTGATAAGCAGCAGGAAGAGGCCGCACGCAATCTCGGCGCGTCACCGTTGCAGGCGTTCTTCCACGCGACCCTGCCGCAGGCGGCCGCCGGGCTGATGGCCAGTGCCATCTTTGTTTTTCTGGAATCGATGGATGAGTTCACCGGCGTCTTCTTTGTCGGTATTCCGGAAATCAAGACCCTGCCGGTGCTGCTCTACAGTGCCAGCATGGAAGGCAACTATCAGATTGCATCCATCACTGCCCTGATCCTGCTGGTGCCTTCCATCGGCTTTATGCTGATGATCCATCGGGTGCTGAAGGTGGAAACGCTGGGCAAGATCGGCGCGTAA
- a CDS encoding DMT family transporter, translating into MTTPALRSAITITGLTLVSLTAFAANSVLCRMALGQQSIDAASFTAVRLLSGAAMLWLLLRVKAAPPQGQGRGSWRAGLMLFIYAAAFSYAYTSLTTGTGALILFAAVQLTMLLMALAGGHRMQGLELAGLLIAFTGFVYLVLPGLATPSLLGLVLMTLSGIAWGFYTLAGRGSLHPTHDTAFNMFRAAPLALVMLIIGLLHGHAEGRGIVLAVLSGALASGLGYAVWYTALRSLSAPQAAVLQLLVPVIAAAGGVVFMDEHITVRLVIATVLTLSGILLVITARARAPRG; encoded by the coding sequence ATGACCACACCTGCACTCCGTTCCGCCATCACAATAACAGGGCTGACGCTGGTATCCCTGACAGCCTTTGCGGCCAATTCGGTCCTTTGCCGTATGGCACTGGGGCAGCAGAGTATCGATGCGGCCAGCTTTACGGCTGTCCGTCTGCTGTCGGGGGCAGCCATGCTGTGGCTGCTGCTGCGCGTCAAAGCAGCACCCCCGCAAGGGCAGGGGCGGGGCAGCTGGCGTGCCGGTCTGATGCTGTTTATCTATGCCGCTGCCTTTTCCTATGCCTATACCAGCCTGACCACCGGCACGGGAGCGCTGATCCTGTTTGCCGCCGTGCAGCTGACCATGCTGCTGATGGCACTGGCAGGTGGGCATCGTATGCAGGGGCTGGAGCTGGCCGGTTTGCTGATTGCCTTTACCGGCTTTGTCTATCTGGTGCTGCCGGGGCTGGCTACGCCATCGCTGCTGGGGCTGGTACTGATGACGCTGTCGGGTATTGCCTGGGGGTTCTATACCCTGGCCGGGCGTGGCTCGCTGCATCCCACCCACGATACCGCCTTCAACATGTTCCGGGCGGCACCGCTGGCACTGGTGATGCTGATCATCGGCCTGCTGCACGGCCATGCGGAAGGCCGGGGCATCGTGCTGGCGGTGTTGTCGGGCGCTCTGGCCTCGGGCCTCGGTTATGCCGTCTGGTATACCGCTTTACGTTCTTTGTCTGCACCGCAGGCGGCCGTGCTGCAACTGCTGGTGCCAGTGATCGCTGCCGCGGGCGGGGTGGTATTTATGGATGAGCACATTACCGTGCGGCTGGTGATCGCGACGGTGCTGACCCTCAGTGGCATCCTGCTGGTGATTACCGCCAGAGCCCGGGCGCCGCGCGGATGA
- a CDS encoding DUF4197 domain-containing protein — protein sequence MTTPHNNALPATIRRPALSASLLCLTLTAGGYAHADLNSLLNQGQQILQQQQKQQSTTTSTSSASASNSSLSQQTVISGLKEALSVGTERAVSSLAKTDGYMKNTRAHIPLPGMLGSAAGLMRQAGLGTQVDAFELSMNRAAEQAVTQATPIFVNAIKSMTIQDAQRIYQGSDTAATEYFRGKTQAQLAQLFRPSIEKSMASNGVTAAYQGLSSSAKSAVPMLGGMNLDLTDYVTNAALSGLFTMVGEEEKQIRKDPVAQSTSLLKTLFGK from the coding sequence ATGACCACTCCCCACAACAATGCCCTTCCCGCCACGATCCGACGCCCGGCACTAAGTGCCAGCCTGCTGTGCCTGACGCTGACCGCAGGTGGCTATGCCCATGCCGACCTCAACAGCCTGTTGAATCAGGGCCAGCAGATTTTGCAACAACAGCAGAAGCAACAAAGCACCACCACCAGCACTTCATCAGCTTCGGCCTCGAACAGCAGCCTGAGCCAGCAGACGGTAATCAGTGGGCTTAAAGAAGCACTGTCGGTCGGTACTGAGCGTGCGGTCAGCAGTCTGGCTAAAACCGACGGCTATATGAAAAATACCAGGGCACATATCCCTCTGCCGGGGATGCTCGGCAGTGCTGCCGGACTGATGCGTCAGGCCGGGCTCGGCACTCAGGTGGATGCCTTTGAACTGAGCATGAACCGCGCTGCCGAGCAGGCCGTCACGCAGGCAACACCCATCTTTGTCAATGCCATCAAGAGCATGACCATTCAGGATGCACAGCGGATTTATCAGGGTAGCGACACGGCCGCCACCGAGTATTTCCGTGGCAAGACGCAGGCACAGCTGGCACAGCTGTTCCGCCCCAGCATCGAGAAATCCATGGCCAGCAATGGTGTGACAGCCGCCTATCAGGGCCTCAGCAGTTCAGCCAAAAGTGCCGTACCGATGCTGGGAGGGATGAATCTGGATCTGACTGACTATGTCACCAACGCCGCACTGAGCGGCCTGTTTACCATGGTCGGAGAGGAAGAGAAGCAGATCCGTAAAGACCCGGTGGCGCAGAGCACCAGCCTGTTAAAAACCCTGTTCGGCAAATAA
- a CDS encoding isochorismatase family protein — translation MNPSGNTALVIIDMQVSLMDEHPWQPQPVIATINRLIHQARDAGAPVCFVWDERVEPDAGILPELNQQPSDWMQDKHFRDAFMETALHARLQQAGIHRLVMTGMQTDYCVDTSCRAAAALGYEVILVSDGHTTPDSEQLTGEQIVRHHNRILNFHRAGQGSIAVLPAAEIVF, via the coding sequence ATGAACCCCTCTGGAAATACCGCGTTAGTGATCATCGATATGCAAGTCAGTCTGATGGATGAGCACCCCTGGCAGCCGCAGCCGGTGATTGCCACCATCAACCGCCTGATTCATCAGGCCCGTGACGCCGGGGCGCCGGTGTGCTTTGTCTGGGACGAACGGGTGGAGCCGGATGCCGGCATTCTGCCGGAGCTTAATCAGCAGCCATCCGACTGGATGCAGGACAAACATTTCCGTGACGCTTTTATGGAAACGGCATTGCACGCGCGGCTACAGCAGGCGGGTATCCATCGTCTGGTGATGACCGGCATGCAGACAGACTACTGCGTTGATACCAGTTGCCGTGCGGCGGCAGCACTGGGGTATGAAGTGATACTGGTCAGCGACGGCCACACCACGCCTGACAGTGAGCAGCTGACGGGGGAACAGATCGTCCGCCACCATAACCGTATTCTGAATTTCCACCGCGCGGGGCAGGGCAGTATTGCTGTGTTACCTGCGGCAGAGATTGTCTTCTGA
- a CDS encoding ABC transporter permease subunit, with protein sequence MPALSHTSRSSALTGTDHSRTRGYGYSLLLLAPGLAMVLALFAYPFALSVWSAFHTEAGLTLANFSKAWQLYSKDVLFSVAIISLSTLLIAVLAVTIAGYLTLGSNPRIRAVLAWLYRWPLFIPFIVAAQIMRTFLAKNGLMNNALMEAGLLDPLSARSYLDWSGIVITFVWKQVPFVTLLLAGAMAGIDRSSSEAAQNLGASRLRILFDIVLPQSRRTLTVGLVLSVVGMLSVLSVPIMINAQTPTMLTVDMAYRINSSGDYGVANALGVMSYALAGFASWLYLRTMIREQQP encoded by the coding sequence ATGCCTGCTTTATCTCACACCTCCAGAAGCTCCGCGCTTACCGGCACCGACCACAGCAGGACGCGCGGTTACGGCTACTCGCTGTTGCTGCTGGCCCCGGGGCTGGCCATGGTGCTGGCGCTGTTTGCCTATCCCTTCGCGCTGTCGGTGTGGTCGGCATTTCACACTGAGGCCGGTCTGACGCTGGCCAATTTCAGCAAGGCCTGGCAGCTGTACAGTAAGGATGTGCTGTTCAGTGTGGCCATTATCAGCCTGTCGACCCTGCTGATTGCGGTGCTGGCGGTGACCATTGCCGGTTATCTGACGCTGGGCAGCAACCCGCGAATCCGGGCGGTACTGGCATGGCTGTATCGCTGGCCGCTGTTTATTCCGTTTATCGTCGCGGCGCAGATCATGCGCACCTTTCTGGCCAAGAACGGCCTGATGAACAATGCCCTGATGGAAGCGGGCCTGCTTGATCCGCTCAGTGCCCGCAGCTATCTGGACTGGAGTGGCATCGTCATTACCTTTGTCTGGAAGCAGGTGCCTTTCGTCACGTTATTGCTGGCAGGTGCCATGGCCGGGATCGACCGCTCCAGCAGTGAGGCGGCACAAAACCTCGGCGCCAGCCGGCTGCGCATCCTGTTCGATATCGTGCTGCCGCAAAGCAGGCGCACCCTGACTGTCGGGCTGGTACTGTCGGTGGTCGGCATGCTGTCGGTACTGTCAGTACCGATCATGATCAATGCCCAGACACCGACCATGCTGACCGTCGATATGGCCTACCGTATCAATTCCAGCGGTGACTACGGTGTCGCCAACGCGCTGGGTGTGATGTCCTATGCGCTGGCCGGGTTCGCTTCATGGCTGTATCTGCGCACCATGATCAGGGAGCAGCAGCCATGA